A section of the Pleuronectes platessa chromosome 7, fPlePla1.1, whole genome shotgun sequence genome encodes:
- the parietopsin gene encoding parietopsin translates to MDSNSTAWSSSSHPPYNLAEMATVSPTIFPRFGFSILSFLMFINTVLTVFNNGLVITVMLRNLSLLQPMNVFILSLAVSDLMIGLCGSLVVTITNYKGYFFIGHTACVFQGFAVNYFGLVSLCTLTLLAYERYIVVCKPRAGFKLSMRRSFNGLVCVWVFCLFWAVAPLFGWSSYGPEGVQTSCSLAWEERSWSNYSYLILYTLLCFILPVIVIIYCYSKVLKSMDKLNRSVELQGGRSCHKENDHAINMVLAMIVSFFVCWLPYTALSVVVVVDPELYIPPLLATMPMYFAKTSPVYNPIIYFLSNKQFRDSTLEVLSCGRYIPHGPTSVSFNMHSLNRRSHVIPFNRNINMQCRVLPL, encoded by the exons ATGGACAGCAACAGCACCGCGTGGAGCTCTAGCTCTCATCCTCCGTACAACCTCGCCGAGATGGCGACGGTGTCTCCCACCATCTTCCCTCGGTTTGGTTTCAGCATACTTTCCTTCCTCATGTTCATCAATACAGTGTTGACAGTTTTCAACAACGGCCTCGTCATCACCGTGATGCTGAGgaacctgtctctgctccaacCGATGAACGTCTTCATCCTCAGCCTGGCCGTGTCTGACCTCATGATAGGCCTGTGCGGCTCCTTGGTCGTCACCATCACCAACTACAAAGGCTATTTCTTTATTGGCCACACGGCCTGTGTGTTTCAAGGATTTGCAGTCAATTACTTTG GTTTGGTTTCCCTCTGCACTCTGACCCTGCTCGCCTACGAGCGCTACATCGTGGTGTGTAAACCAAGAGCTGGTTTTAAGCTGAGCATGCGGAGAAGCTTCAACGGACTCGTATGCGTGTGGGTATTCTGCTTGTTTTGGGCCGTGGCTCCGCTGTTTGGCTGGAGCTCCTACGGACCCGAGGGAGTCCAGACCTCCTGCTCTCTGGCCTGGGAGGAAAGATCGTGGAGCAACTACAGCTATCTCATCCTCTACACCCTCCTCTGCTTCATTCTCCCCGTCATAGTCATCATCTACTGTTACTCCAAGGTGCTCAAATCCATGGATAAG CTGAACAGGAGTGTGGAGCTCCAGGGTGGGCGTTCCTGCCACAAGGAGAACGATCACGCCATCAATATGGTCCTGGCCATGATtgtatctttttttgtttgctggTTGCCCTACACGGCGCTGTCCGTGGTAGTGGTCGTGGACCCTGAGCTCTACATCCCTCCGCTGCTtgcaaccatgcccatgtactTTGCCAAGACCAGCCCTGTCTATAATCCCATCATCTACTTCCTCTCCAACAAACAG TTCCGCGATTCCACCCTGGAGGTGCTGTCGTGTGGACGATACATTCCCCATGGACCCACTAGTGTCAGCTTCAACATGCATAGCTTGAACAGGAGGAGCCATGTGATTCCCTTCAACAGGAACATCAACATGCAATGCAGGGTTTTGCCTCTGTGA
- the LOC128444140 gene encoding dopamine D2-like receptor — MRVKPAPARDFGNNTIWEEYVDISFVVANSLVLLMTSVVGIGANIFVILAVYHQKSLQTSNNALVVNLAIIDSLRCVMDCPFLLTIVVAVHRYGHVDETLCDAQVASFSFCCCIQLLTLACISAERYQAIAQPFKIRQRGKRIKVLIPLTWTVAILVAVYCLIFVKDSPVHIRCKGLQRDMLASYDSFGLYMLFPLWAACFGLIIGFYAGIFAIVRSHNRKIFDKGTTPLPKKEKTEDKQKTEETTIVENGKSEQKQTSPPAAPVEPVTKAEVCSSKIDSSTAPLTPIKPAQSVSGSEKELKNTVEITDLETEQPCPPAKQVAVRLQTEEKPFKTEQSNPCATRVEAKPSNRVAAVSVKSSTAEPQKVSSIFNTENQTEEKVKTDKAPTEMTGTSPRVPCSEDPESIAVLQIKPKQGEDRSGGQTPAVTVDQVSSLPPVAGDAPETEAPKIEVEGAVCMMPSKEGKERANKRKESKMAKRAGYIIVTFLLFWLPLITTILVNFVVPKNKNTPINIMHDVEILSVSVSCVTSLTDPIIYAAVNPQFRTEFDRIRNKVKMALTVQ; from the exons ATGAGAGTTAAACCTGCGCCTGCACGGGACTTTGGGAACAACACCATTTGGGAGGAATACGTTGACATCAGCTTTGTGGTGGCAAACAGCTTGGTGCTGTTGATGACCTCTGTGGTTGGAATCGGTGCGAACATTTTTGTGATACTGGCGGTCTATCACCAAAAGTCCCTGCAAACTTCGAACAATGCGCTGGTGGTGAATCTTGCGATCATAGACAGCCTGCGGTGTGTAATGGACTGCCCCTTTCTCTTGACCATCGTTGTGGCTGTGCATCGGTACGGACACGTGGACGAGACGCTCTGCGATGCCCAAGtggcctctttctctttctgctgctgtatCCAGCTGTTAACACTGGCATGCATCAGTGCAGAAAGGTACCAGGCCATTGCACAGCCCTTCAAAATACGCCAGCGAGGAAAACGGATCAAAGTGCTGATTCCTCTCACATGGACCGTGGCGATTCTGGTGGCTGTTTATTGTCTCATATTTGTCAAGGACTCACCGGTGCACATAAGGTGCAAAGGATTACAGAGAGACATGTTAGCCTCCTATGACAGCTTTGGACTTTACATGCTGTTCCCACTGTGGGCCGCCTGCTTCGGTCTTATCATTGGATTCTATGCTGGCATATTTGCCATTGTGAGGTCGCACAATCGCAAAATATTCGACAAAGGTACTACTCCACTCcctaagaaagaaaaaacagaggaTAAACAAAAGACGGAAGAAACCACGATTGTGGAAAATGGAAAGTCTGAGCAAAAGCAGACCTCTCCACCTGCTGCCCCGGTTGAGCCGGTGACTAAAGCTGAAGTGTGTTCATCAAAGATAGATTCTTCAACTGCTCCACTGACCCCAATAAAACCTGCGCAAAGTGTGTCTGGTTCAGAGAAAGAATTGAAGAACACTGTGGAGATAACAGACTTGGAAACAGAACAACCATGCCCTCCTGCAAAGCAGGTTGCAGTGCGACTGCAGACTGAAGAGAAGCCATTTAAAACAGAGCAGTCCAACCCCTGTGCCACGAGAGTGGAGGCAAAACCATCAAATAGAGTTGCCGCTGTTAGTGTTAAGAGCTCAACTGCAGAGCCCCAGAAGGTGTCAAGCATATTTAACACAGAAAACCAAACcgaagagaaagtgaaaactgACAAGGCACCCACTGAAATGACAGGAACCAGCCCCCGTGTTCCCTGCTCAGAAGATCCTGAATCTATTGCTGTTTTACAGATTAAACCGAAACAGGGCGAGGACAGAAGTGGAGGACAAACCCCGGCTGTCACAGTAGATCAAGTGTCTTCATTACCTCCAGTCGCAGGTGACGCTCCAGAAACAGAGGCTCCCAAAATCGAGGTAGAAGGTGCTGTTTGCATGATGCCTTCAAAAGAGGGTAAAGAGAGAGCGAACAAAAGGAAGGAAAGCAAAATGGCGAAGCGTGCTGGTTACATAATTGTAACCTTCCTCTTGTTCTGGCTGCCGCTGATCACAACCATCCTGGTGAATTTTGTCGTTCCCAAAAACAAGAATACACCG ATAAACATCATGCACGATGTGGAGATCCTGTCAgtgtctgtttcctgtgtaACGTCACTGACCGACCCCATAATATACGCCGCAGTGAACCCGCAGTTTCGCACAGAATTTGACAGAATAAGAAATAAGGTTAAAATGGCGCTCACCGTTCAGTGA